The following are encoded in a window of Flavobacterium sp. WC2421 genomic DNA:
- a CDS encoding ABC transporter ATP-binding protein: protein MKELSYLNKYFIKYKYSFSLGILFTIIAQIFMLFTPKLISKSFKAIEEFSKDKTVASEVIRQELISNVLLIIATTIIAGFLTFLMRQTLIVMSRHIEFDLKNEVFRQYENLSQNFYKQNRTGDLMNRISEDVSKVRMYVGPAVMYSINTIIRFTIVIVYMYNVSPRLTLYTLLPLPLLSYGIFKLSSEINKRSTIFQQYLSKVSSFSQEIFSGVRVIKAYSLEEQHQKNMVALANESKSKSLNLAKVQSLFGPLMMALIGISNLVVIYFGGIMYIDGTIKSIGTIAEFILYVNMLTWPVASLGWVSSMVQEAEASQKRLNEFLKTEPEIQNTNTEKSNVEGEIVFDNVSFTYEDTKIKALKGISFKVNKGETLAILGKTGSGKSTILSLISRLYNATNGAIKIDAKEISSLNLFDLRNSIGIVPQDAFLFSDSIKNNIKFGKEDATDKEVESAAKSAVVHDNIIGFNKQYETILGERGITLSGGQKQRVSIARAIIKNPPILLFDDCLSAVDTETEETILNNLFEICKDKTTIIVSHRVSSAKNASRIIIIEDGRIIQQGTHNQLVNQEGYYASLYLKQLSEKELL from the coding sequence ATGAAAGAATTAAGTTATTTAAACAAATATTTTATAAAATACAAATACAGTTTTTCACTGGGAATTTTGTTCACAATAATCGCACAAATCTTCATGTTATTCACACCTAAACTGATAAGCAAATCATTTAAGGCGATTGAAGAATTTTCAAAAGACAAAACCGTTGCTTCCGAAGTAATACGTCAAGAGTTAATTTCTAATGTTTTATTGATAATTGCCACCACCATAATTGCTGGTTTTCTTACCTTTTTAATGAGGCAAACCTTAATCGTAATGTCAAGACACATTGAATTTGATTTAAAAAATGAAGTTTTTAGACAATATGAAAATTTATCTCAAAATTTCTATAAGCAAAATCGTACAGGTGATTTAATGAATCGCATCAGTGAAGACGTCTCAAAAGTTAGAATGTATGTTGGTCCAGCCGTGATGTACTCCATCAATACTATTATTCGTTTTACAATAGTAATTGTATACATGTACAATGTATCTCCAAGATTAACCTTATACACCTTACTACCACTGCCTTTACTGTCTTATGGTATTTTCAAATTAAGTTCAGAAATCAATAAGAGAAGTACCATTTTCCAACAGTACTTATCAAAAGTATCCAGTTTTTCTCAAGAGATATTCTCTGGAGTACGAGTAATAAAAGCCTATTCATTAGAAGAACAACACCAAAAAAATATGGTTGCTTTAGCAAATGAAAGCAAAAGCAAAAGTTTGAATTTGGCCAAAGTACAATCACTATTTGGACCTTTAATGATGGCTTTAATAGGAATCAGCAACTTAGTTGTAATCTATTTTGGTGGGATTATGTATATTGATGGAACAATAAAAAGCATTGGTACTATAGCCGAATTCATCTTGTATGTCAACATGCTTACTTGGCCTGTGGCATCACTAGGTTGGGTTTCATCCATGGTTCAAGAAGCCGAAGCCTCTCAAAAACGATTGAATGAATTTCTAAAAACAGAACCTGAAATTCAAAATACAAACACTGAAAAATCAAACGTAGAAGGGGAAATAGTCTTTGATAATGTGAGCTTTACTTACGAAGACACTAAGATCAAAGCCTTAAAAGGAATCTCATTCAAAGTAAATAAAGGAGAAACACTGGCCATACTTGGAAAAACAGGATCTGGTAAATCAACTATTTTATCTTTGATTTCTCGTCTATATAACGCAACAAATGGTGCTATAAAAATAGACGCTAAAGAAATCAGTTCTTTAAATTTATTTGATTTAAGAAACAGTATTGGTATCGTGCCACAAGATGCTTTTTTGTTCTCCGACTCTATTAAAAACAACATTAAATTTGGTAAAGAAGATGCCACTGATAAGGAAGTGGAGTCAGCAGCAAAAAGCGCCGTGGTTCATGACAATATCATTGGATTCAATAAGCAATACGAAACCATTCTGGGAGAAAGAGGAATCACGCTGTCAGGAGGTCAAAAACAACGTGTTTCTATTGCAAGAGCCATCATAAAAAACCCTCCGATTTTATTGTTTGATGATTGTTTATCAGCAGTAGACACTGAAACAGAAGAAACGATTTTAAACAACCTTTTTGAAATATGTAAAGACAAAACAACCATTATAGTTAGCCATCGTGTTTCCTCAGCAAAAAACGCAAGCCGAATTATTATTATTGAAGATGGTCGAATTATTCAACAAGGAACTCATAATCAATTGGTAAATCAAGAAGGCTATTATGCATCTTTGTATTTAAAACAACTTTCAGAAAAAGAATTGCTTTAA
- a CDS encoding Glu/Leu/Phe/Val dehydrogenase: MDATFTTGKELQKMDPVFGQLSFDDHEQIVFCNDKDTGLKAIIGIHNSVMGPALGGTRMFDYANEWEALNDVLRLSRGMTYKAAITGLNIGGGKAVIMGDAKTKKTPELMRKFGEFVHSLSGRYITAEDVGMETRDMDIVRDVTPYVTGISEERGGAGNPSPVTAFGVYMGMKAAAKHKFGSDSLAGKKVLVQGIGHVGETLVDYLTKEGAIVTIADINEEKLYEVGTKYNATIYTGADLYTADVDIYAPCAMGATINDTTVNKIKAKVIAGAANNQLANEDIHGAILQERGVLYAPDFLINAGGIINVYAELAHYGKAEIMSKTENIYNTTLEIFDYAVANNITTHHAALRIAQNRIDQRKIENSKK; this comes from the coding sequence ATGGATGCAACTTTCACAACAGGAAAGGAACTTCAAAAAATGGATCCCGTTTTTGGACAATTATCATTTGATGATCACGAACAAATTGTATTTTGCAATGACAAAGATACAGGTTTAAAAGCAATTATTGGTATTCATAATTCGGTAATGGGACCTGCTTTAGGTGGGACTCGAATGTTTGATTATGCAAACGAGTGGGAAGCCTTAAATGATGTATTGCGTTTGTCACGTGGTATGACGTATAAAGCGGCTATTACAGGATTGAATATTGGTGGAGGAAAAGCCGTTATTATGGGCGATGCTAAAACCAAGAAAACGCCTGAATTGATGCGTAAATTTGGAGAATTTGTACATTCATTAAGCGGAAGATATATTACTGCTGAGGATGTGGGAATGGAAACTAGAGATATGGACATTGTAAGAGACGTTACTCCTTATGTTACCGGAATATCTGAAGAAAGAGGAGGAGCCGGGAATCCTTCGCCAGTTACTGCTTTTGGAGTATATATGGGAATGAAAGCAGCTGCAAAACATAAATTTGGTTCTGATTCTCTTGCTGGAAAGAAAGTATTGGTTCAAGGGATCGGTCATGTTGGTGAAACATTAGTTGACTATTTAACTAAAGAAGGTGCTATTGTTACTATTGCTGACATCAATGAAGAAAAACTATACGAAGTAGGGACAAAATATAATGCAACTATTTATACAGGAGCTGATTTATATACTGCTGATGTTGATATCTACGCACCTTGTGCTATGGGAGCAACTATTAATGATACTACAGTTAATAAAATCAAAGCAAAAGTAATTGCTGGTGCTGCTAATAATCAATTGGCTAATGAAGATATTCATGGTGCTATTTTACAAGAAAGAGGTGTTTTATATGCGCCAGATTTTTTGATTAATGCTGGTGGAATTATCAATGTTTATGCTGAACTTGCTCATTATGGTAAAGCTGAAATTATGAGTAAAACAGAAAATATCTACAATACTACTTTGGAGATTTTTGATTATGCTGTTGCAAATAATATCACCACACACCATGCTGCACTTAGAATTGCTCAAAACCGCATTGATCAAAGAAAAATAGAAAACAGTAAAAAATAG
- the nusB gene encoding transcription antitermination factor NusB produces the protein MQSIYAMHQNGSDNLEKEEKFLFYSIDNIQDLYLTMISSLMEIGKKEAEFLHKSSLKHLATPQERKPNEKFIKNSIFQILAENNSLSIALENRKIDAWTLNDDYIVLLLNAIKASNHYITYMDNPESSFEEDRKLIVDLFMDVIVPNEKLYEYLEDDKLTWIDDIPLVNTHIIKQLKSMKPIMDDNFTVPKVYKDAEDKAFVKDLFRKTVLNEVELAKEFVDKTPNWDSDRIAEVDTIILKMAICEFLKFPSIPVKVTLNEYLELAKEYSTPKSSIFINGILDNLVKELETNKKMIKAGRGLM, from the coding sequence ATGCAATCCATTTATGCGATGCATCAAAACGGTTCTGATAATCTAGAGAAGGAAGAAAAATTTCTTTTTTATAGTATCGATAATATTCAAGATTTATACCTTACCATGATTTCTTCCTTAATGGAAATTGGTAAAAAAGAAGCTGAATTCTTGCATAAATCAAGTCTTAAACATCTTGCAACTCCACAAGAGCGTAAACCAAACGAAAAATTTATTAAGAATAGTATTTTCCAAATTCTTGCCGAAAACAATTCTTTAAGCATTGCTTTAGAAAATCGCAAAATTGATGCTTGGACTCTTAATGATGATTATATTGTGTTATTACTAAATGCTATAAAAGCGAGTAATCATTATATAACTTATATGGATAATCCTGAAAGTTCTTTTGAAGAGGATCGAAAGCTTATTGTTGATCTGTTTATGGATGTAATTGTACCTAATGAAAAATTGTACGAATATTTAGAAGACGATAAATTGACTTGGATTGATGATATTCCATTAGTAAATACACATATTATTAAGCAATTGAAATCCATGAAGCCTATTATGGACGATAATTTTACTGTTCCTAAGGTATATAAGGATGCTGAAGATAAAGCTTTTGTTAAAGATTTATTTAGAAAAACAGTTTTAAACGAGGTTGAATTAGCTAAAGAATTTGTTGATAAAACACCCAACTGGGATAGTGATCGAATTGCTGAGGTAGATACAATTATTTTAAAAATGGCGATTTGCGAGTTTTTAAAATTCCCTTCCATTCCTGTTAAAGTAACTTTAAATGAATATTTAGAACTGGCGAAAGAGTATTCTACTCCAAAAAGTAGTATTTTTATCAACGGAATTTTGGACAATTTAGTTAAAGAACTAGAAACCAATAAAAAAATGATTAAAGCCGGTCGCGGTTTAATGTAA
- the yajC gene encoding preprotein translocase subunit YajC: MEQLTQFAPFLLMFVVIYFFMIRPQQKRAKNEKEFESSLKVGDKIITKSGLHGKVSELATTTVIVETMSGKLKMERSAISMEMSAALAKK; encoded by the coding sequence ATGGAACAATTAACTCAATTTGCACCGTTTTTATTAATGTTTGTCGTAATCTATTTCTTTATGATTAGACCACAACAAAAAAGAGCTAAAAACGAAAAAGAATTTGAAAGCAGTCTTAAAGTTGGTGATAAAATCATTACAAAAAGTGGTCTTCACGGTAAAGTTTCTGAACTTGCTACAACTACGGTTATTGTAGAGACAATGTCTGGAAAATTAAAAATGGAGCGTTCTGCAATTTCTATGGAAATGAGTGCAGCTTTAGCAAAAAAATAA
- a CDS encoding YdeI family protein encodes MDTSTPKKHTWDKNNNWTEELHLLKEILAQTELIETTKWGGPVYVLNNKNVIGIGGFKSYFGIWFFNGVFLKDEKKVLVNAQEGITKALRQWRFNSKEEVNDKEVLTYILEAIENEKKGKVIKATAKETLVSTELQLAIDSSSILAEAFQKFSLAKQREFHEYIEEAKREPTKLSRIEKITPMILANISLNDKYK; translated from the coding sequence TTGGACACATCCACACCAAAAAAACATACTTGGGACAAGAATAATAACTGGACAGAAGAGTTACATCTACTGAAAGAAATTCTTGCCCAAACTGAATTGATTGAAACTACAAAATGGGGTGGTCCTGTTTATGTTTTGAACAATAAAAATGTGATTGGTATTGGTGGATTTAAGAGTTATTTTGGAATTTGGTTCTTTAATGGTGTTTTTCTTAAAGATGAAAAAAAAGTATTAGTAAATGCTCAAGAAGGCATAACAAAAGCTTTACGACAATGGCGTTTTAATTCAAAAGAAGAGGTTAATGATAAAGAAGTATTAACTTATATCTTGGAAGCAATTGAAAATGAAAAAAAAGGAAAAGTAATTAAAGCTACAGCAAAAGAAACACTTGTATCGACAGAATTACAACTCGCAATAGATTCCAGTAGTATATTGGCGGAAGCCTTTCAAAAATTTTCATTAGCCAAACAACGGGAATTCCACGAATACATTGAAGAAGCAAAACGAGAGCCCACAAAACTTTCGAGAATTGAAAAAATAACACCAATGATTCTAGCCAATATTAGTTTGAATGATAAATACAAATAA
- the pepT gene encoding peptidase T: MQHIIDRFISYVTIDTESDASSDTTPSTAKQWDLANKLVAELKAIGMQEVTIDDKAYIMATLPSNVDHEVPTIGFISHFDTTPDFTGANVNPQIIKNYDGKDIVLNAEQNIILSPSYFKDLLQYKGQTLITTDGTTLLGADDKAGITEIVTAMEFLIKNPDINHGKIRVGFTPDEEIGRGAHHFDVDKFGADWAYTMDGSQIGELEYENFNAAGAKITFKGKSVHPGYAKGKMINSMLIANDFINALPSDETPQETKGYEGFYHVHHLTGSIEETVLELIIRDHNKIKFEKRKEKIEKISRKINKKFAKQFGEDIVIAEIKDQYYNMKEKVVPVKHIVDIAEKAMKELEIKPLIKPIRGGTDGCQLSYMGLPCPNIFAGGHNFHGKYEYVPVESMQKAVDVIVKIAELTSMPNFGLELSKKRK; the protein is encoded by the coding sequence ATGCAACATATCATTGACCGTTTCATTAGTTATGTAACGATTGACACCGAATCTGACGCAAGTTCAGACACAACTCCAAGTACTGCAAAACAATGGGACTTAGCCAATAAATTAGTAGCCGAATTAAAAGCAATTGGTATGCAAGAAGTAACCATAGATGATAAAGCATATATCATGGCAACTTTACCAAGCAATGTCGATCATGAGGTACCAACTATTGGATTTATCTCTCATTTTGACACCACACCAGATTTTACTGGAGCCAATGTAAACCCACAAATCATAAAAAATTATGACGGTAAAGACATTGTTTTAAATGCAGAACAAAACATCATTTTATCTCCAAGCTATTTCAAGGATTTATTACAATACAAAGGACAAACATTAATTACAACTGACGGAACAACCCTTTTAGGAGCAGATGATAAAGCGGGAATTACTGAAATAGTAACTGCAATGGAATTCCTAATCAAAAATCCAGACATCAATCACGGGAAAATTAGAGTTGGGTTTACACCTGACGAAGAAATTGGTCGCGGAGCACATCATTTTGATGTAGATAAATTTGGTGCTGACTGGGCTTACACAATGGATGGAAGTCAAATAGGTGAATTAGAATATGAGAATTTTAATGCGGCTGGAGCCAAAATTACTTTTAAAGGAAAAAGTGTGCATCCAGGTTATGCCAAAGGAAAAATGATCAACTCCATGTTGATTGCCAATGATTTTATCAATGCTTTGCCTTCTGATGAAACGCCACAAGAGACAAAAGGATATGAGGGTTTTTATCATGTACACCATTTAACAGGGAGCATTGAGGAAACTGTCTTGGAATTAATCATTAGAGATCATAACAAGATAAAATTCGAAAAACGAAAAGAAAAAATTGAAAAAATAAGTCGCAAAATCAATAAGAAATTTGCGAAACAATTTGGGGAAGACATTGTGATTGCTGAGATCAAAGACCAGTATTACAATATGAAAGAAAAAGTGGTTCCCGTAAAACATATTGTTGACATTGCCGAAAAAGCAATGAAAGAACTAGAAATCAAACCATTGATTAAACCTATTCGTGGGGGAACTGATGGTTGTCAATTATCCTATATGGGATTACCTTGTCCTAATATTTTTGCAGGAGGACACAACTTTCATGGAAAATATGAATATGTTCCTGTTGAAAGCATGCAGAAAGCGGTTGACGTAATTGTAAAAATCGCTGAACTAACTTCAATGCCTAACTTTGGATTAGAACTATCTAAAAAGAGAAAATAA
- a CDS encoding DUF6799 domain-containing protein, producing MKNLLLFIIAVLFCSGVEAQDNKMQKEKMHDAKMAQMKEYLKMKDGKVMMMKEGKMMMMNKEMTLSNGTVVAPNGMMKMKNGQSMMMKNGEMMNMQGMMMKNYVKMKDGKMMMMKEGNMMMMDKEMKMSNGAMVSPNGMVKMKNGKTMMMKNGEKMDMDGMMMEKMEMKKDKK from the coding sequence ATGAAAAATTTATTATTATTTATCATCGCTGTGTTATTTTGTTCAGGAGTAGAAGCCCAAGATAATAAAATGCAAAAAGAAAAGATGCATGATGCTAAAATGGCACAAATGAAAGAGTATTTGAAAATGAAGGACGGTAAGGTAATGATGATGAAAGAGGGTAAGATGATGATGATGAATAAAGAGATGACATTGTCTAACGGTACTGTGGTTGCTCCAAATGGAATGATGAAAATGAAAAATGGCCAGTCTATGATGATGAAAAATGGCGAAATGATGAATATGCAAGGCATGATGATGAAAAATTATGTAAAAATGAAAGATGGTAAAATGATGATGATGAAAGAGGGCAATATGATGATGATGGATAAAGAAATGAAAATGTCTAACGGTGCAATGGTCTCTCCAAACGGAATGGTTAAAATGAAAAATGGGAAAACCATGATGATGAAAAATGGGGAGAAAATGGATATGGACGGTATGATGATGGAGAAAATGGAAATGAAAAAAGACAAAAAATAA
- a CDS encoding quinone-dependent dihydroorotate dehydrogenase, whose amino-acid sequence MYKLLIRPLFFLFDPEKIHYFTFSLVRITSKIPGFSAIYRSLYLVNDKRLETEVFGLKFKNPVGLAAGFDKDAKLYKELSNFGFGFIEIGTLTPKGQDGNPKKRLFRLKEDSAIINRMGFNNGGVLEAVDRLKANNGVLIGGNIGKNKLTPNEEATSDYEICFDALYDYVDYFVVNVSSPNTPNLRALQDKEPLTQLLQTLQNKNLAKPKQKPVLLKIAPDLTDEQLLDIIDIVAETKIAGVIATNTTISREGLQSVNKSEMGGLSGKPLTKRSTEVIRFLSEKSNKAFPIIGVGGIHSADDAIEKLEAGASLIQLYTGFIYEGPALVKAINKKILERLK is encoded by the coding sequence ATGTACAAACTTCTTATTCGTCCGCTATTTTTCTTATTTGATCCTGAAAAAATACATTATTTCACTTTCTCGCTGGTTCGCATTACTTCTAAAATTCCTGGTTTTTCGGCAATTTATCGTTCGCTTTATCTGGTAAATGATAAGCGTTTAGAAACCGAAGTTTTTGGATTGAAATTTAAAAACCCAGTAGGTCTTGCCGCTGGTTTTGATAAGGATGCCAAGCTGTATAAAGAGTTGTCGAACTTTGGTTTTGGATTTATAGAAATTGGTACTTTAACACCAAAAGGACAAGATGGAAACCCTAAAAAGCGTTTATTTCGTTTGAAAGAAGATTCGGCAATTATTAACCGAATGGGTTTTAATAATGGAGGAGTTCTGGAAGCAGTAGATCGATTGAAAGCAAATAATGGCGTTTTAATTGGTGGAAACATTGGTAAAAATAAATTGACACCAAATGAAGAAGCGACATCTGATTACGAAATATGTTTTGATGCTTTGTATGATTATGTTGATTATTTTGTAGTGAATGTAAGTTCGCCAAACACACCAAATTTGCGTGCGCTGCAAGATAAAGAGCCATTGACTCAGTTGTTGCAAACACTTCAAAATAAAAATTTGGCAAAACCAAAACAAAAGCCTGTCCTTTTAAAAATTGCTCCTGATTTAACAGATGAACAGTTATTAGATATTATTGATATTGTGGCTGAAACTAAAATTGCGGGTGTAATTGCAACCAATACAACTATCTCGCGTGAGGGATTGCAATCAGTCAATAAATCCGAAATGGGGGGATTGTCTGGGAAACCATTAACAAAACGTTCGACAGAAGTAATCCGATTTTTATCTGAAAAAAGCAATAAAGCTTTCCCTATTATTGGAGTAGGAGGAATCCATTCTGCTGATGATGCTATAGAAAAACTAGAGGCTGGAGCAAGCTTGATACAGTTGTATACCGGTTTTATTTATGAAGGACCAGCATTAGTAAAAGCGATAAATAAAAAGATTTTGGAACGATTGAAATAA
- a CDS encoding hydroxymethylglutaryl-CoA lyase yields the protein MKQVKIIECPRDAMQGIKPFIPTDRKVAYLQSLLRVGFDSIDFGSFVSPKAIPQMVDTAEVLAQLDLSETTSKLLAIIANTRGAEMASKHAEIQYLGFPFSISENFQMRNTHKTIAESLVTLTEILEIADQTNKEVVAYLSMGFGNPYGDPWNVDIVGEWTEKMSNMGVKILSLSDTVGSSTPDVISYLFSNLIPKYPEIEFGAHLHTTPDKWFEKIDAAYKAGCTRFDGAIQGFGGCPMAKDDLTGNMPTEKLLSYFTANKVETNLNPLSFESAYNEASKLFGKFH from the coding sequence ATGAAGCAAGTGAAAATTATAGAATGTCCTCGTGATGCTATGCAAGGCATTAAACCTTTTATTCCTACAGATAGGAAGGTGGCCTACTTACAATCTTTATTGCGTGTTGGGTTTGATTCCATTGATTTTGGAAGTTTTGTTTCTCCAAAAGCGATTCCGCAAATGGTGGACACTGCCGAAGTTTTAGCACAACTAGATCTTTCGGAAACCACCAGTAAACTCTTAGCCATCATTGCAAATACAAGAGGTGCTGAAATGGCTTCTAAGCATGCTGAAATACAATATTTAGGGTTTCCTTTCTCGATTTCCGAGAATTTTCAAATGAGGAATACACATAAAACTATAGCCGAATCTTTAGTTACACTTACCGAAATTTTAGAAATTGCGGATCAAACCAATAAAGAAGTGGTTGCTTATTTATCAATGGGATTTGGTAATCCATACGGTGATCCATGGAATGTAGATATAGTAGGAGAGTGGACGGAAAAAATGTCTAACATGGGAGTTAAAATACTATCCCTTTCTGATACTGTGGGTAGTTCTACTCCTGATGTGATTAGCTACTTATTCTCCAATTTAATTCCAAAATATCCTGAGATTGAATTTGGTGCTCATTTGCATACCACTCCTGATAAATGGTTTGAAAAAATTGATGCGGCTTATAAAGCGGGATGTACTCGTTTTGATGGTGCTATTCAAGGTTTTGGTGGTTGCCCAATGGCCAAAGATGATTTAACGGGTAATATGCCAACTGAGAAATTATTATCTTATTTTACTGCAAATAAAGTAGAAACCAACTTGAATCCGTTGAGTTTTGAAAGCGCGTATAATGAAGCGTCCAAGCTATTTGGTAAATTCCATTAA